The Natrinema amylolyticum genome includes the window TCGCGAATGGTGACCATCGGTCGGACACACTGTCTCGAGCCGTGATAGTTGTGACAGAAACGGCGTGACTGGACCGGCCACAGGAACTGCGAATCACTTACACGTTCTTAGACCTGACCGTCGTACGGACCGTATGGAAATTCCCGAGACACTCACCGCGATCTACCGGACGGCGAGTGACCGCGATCTGACCTTTCTCGCCGCCGGCTTCGCCTATTACGCGTTCGTCTCGCTGATACCGCTCGTCCTGCTCGCGCTCGTCGTCGGCTCGCTGCTCGGCGGCGAGCAGGCGGCCCAGCGGCTGATCACCGTCGCCGGCGACTTCCTCCCGGCGTCGGGCGAGCAGCTGGTCACCGAAGCGCTAACGACCGAATCGGGTCGCGCCGAGGCGACCGTCGTCGCGTTCCTCGTCGCTACCTGGGGCGCACTCAAGGTCTTTCGCGGCCTGAGCCTCGCGTTCGATAAGGTCTACGACGAGGTGGCCGAAGACACGCTCGTCGATCAGATCAGGGACGGACTCACCGTGATCGTCGCCGGCGCGGTCGCACTCGTCCTCATGATCGGGATCGGCGCGGCGCTCCGTCTCGTTCCCGAGAGCGTGCCGTTCGCCGGTCTGCTCGGCTGGGTTGCCCTGCTGGCCGGGCTCGTCTTCGTCTTCCTGCCGATCTACTACGTCCTCCCACCGATACCGGTCGAACTCGGCGAGGTCCTCCCGGGCGCGCTCTTCGCGGCCGTCGGCTGGACGATCCTCCAGCTCGGCTTTCAGCTCTACGCGGCGAACGCCGGTCAGTACGAGGCCTACGGAGCCGTCGGTGCCGTCCTCCTGTTCGTCACTTGGCTCTACTTCGCCGGCATCATCATTCTCGTCGGTGCCGTCCTCAACGTCGTCCGAGCGCGTCCGCCGATCGCCGAGTAGGCCGTCCCCGCGTCGGCCTCCGTCTCGGCCCGCCGAGCCCTGGGGGAAGGATTATGTCCCCGGCAGCGACAGAGAATCACAATGAGCGACGAGCAATCGACCACCACCGCGACCGACGACCCCGGCGCGGCCGACGAGACCGATTCGACGGGCAGTCCCGAACCCGGCGGCGGTCCCCAGCGCGTCGTCTCCGACGAGAGCGTCGACGACATCCTCGAGTCGCTGGATTCGACGGCGTCGGACAACGCAGCGGTCACGACGAGCGACTCGAACGATTCCGTCACGACCGCGTTCGACGAAGAGGAGATTCCCGAAGCCGACGAGACGGCAGCCGACGACGCCGATCAGTCGGCGGCGGAAACGACCACCGCGACGGCCGACGACACGACCGCCGAAGCTGAAACCGAGACGGAGACGACCGACGCTCAGTCCGACGAGGGATCGACCGCGACCGACGCCGCGACGGTCGACGCGGCCGCGTCCTCGCTCCCCGACGACGCCTCGCTCGAGGATCTCGCCGCCCGCGTCGAAGACGGAACCGTCACCGGCGCGGACGTCCGCGCGTCCGAATCCGGCGCGGATCGGGAGTCGACCCCCGAGATCGACGACGTCGACCTCTCGATGGACGACCTCAAGACGAGCCAGAGCGGCGGGACCGATACCGACGACGCGTTGCCCGACGACGCCGGGCCGCTCGCCGGGTCGGTCGACCGCGACTCGGTCCCGACCTCGTCCTCGAGCGACGATGGGAGCGACGGGGACGACAGTCCGGGACTATTCGGCCGACTCAAGCGCCTCTTCTCGCGATAAGAGCGGGTCTACGGCTCCGATTTCTTTCCATCTCCGCTCGAGGGTCATCGACAGCGGCCGGAGGCGTCGGTTTCAGCTCACGAGCGTGATCAGGACGAACAGCGTCGCGACCGAGACGAGCGTCGTGACGAAGACGTTCAGCGAGGCGAACTCCCTGTCGCCGCCGAGTTCGTTCGCGAAGACGAACGTGGAGACGGCTGTCGGCGTCCCGAGCATCACCACGCAGGCGGTAAACGTCGCGGAGTCGACGGCGAGCGCGGAGAAGACGCCCCACGCGATGAGGGGCATCAGACAGATCTTGAGCGCAACGACGGCGGCGGTCGCACCGACGTCGATCGAGGGGAGGTCGACCTCGAGGGAAGCCCCGACGCAGAGCAAGGCGACAGGTAACGCGAGCGAGCCGACGGCGTCGAGACCGGTCGCGGCGGGCGACGGAATCGCGATCCCGATCGAGCCCACGGCCAGCCCGGCAATCAGCGTCAGCAGTACCGGGTTGGTCGCGAGCCCGCGGACCTCACGCGCGATCGACGTGTCGGCCCCGTTGAAAATCGAGAGCACCACGACCGTCAGCGGTACCTGCGTCAACGACATGACGCCCAGCACGACGCTCGCGATCGCCGTCACCGCCGGATCGAAGGTTGCAGCGACCAGGGGAAGTCCGAGGTAGCCCAGATTCGAGTGATAGGATTGGATGATCGCGACGCTCCGGCGCGCCCGCGAGCCGCGGTTCCGGTGGACGAGCCAAGCGACCCCCGCGGTCGCGAACAGCACGAACAGGAGTCCGCCGAGCAGTGCGGGGGAGAGGAGTTCCCCGATCGACCGATCGTAGGTCGAGACGAAGATCAGCGCCGGGAGCGCGACGTAGTAGGCGAGGGCGTTCAGCAGTTCGGTCCGGCGCGTATCGAGAATGCCGGTCGTCCGCAATCCAGCGCCAACCACCAACACGACGAGCAACGACAACAGCCGACCGACGACTTCCATGTCCCGGCCGAATCGACTCGCGGGTTTGTACCGTTCGATCCCGCTCGGGGGTGGGACGGCGTTTCACACCCGTCCTTGAGTCTGAGGGGCCAAGCCGACGGAGAGTCTCCGTTCATCGTCACAGTAATGACACTTAGTTTGATATATGAGACCAATGTCATCGGACGCAGCACGCCAGTGGGCCGGGAGACGAGAAACAACGAACCTGGTCCTCGGAACGAATATCGTAGTGCTCGCAGCCGGATTCATCCGGCTCGGCGACGTCGGTCCGTGGACGGGGAGCCTCTACAGCCACGAGTAGAGTCCTGCCTGCACTCACGAACGCGTCGCTCGCCGTCGGAGGTGTTCGCGAAAGAAGTAGTGGGTTGGAGCAGATTTGAACTGCCGGCTCCTCCACACCGTTCAAAGCGATTGTAACCGATTGGACTCCACCAACCAGTCCAACATGGCAAACATTGAAGAAACGCCGAGAGCGGTCGTAGAACAGTTTCAGAAGGAGCGAGAGCATGAAGTACGGGAAAGTACTCTCATCAATCAGAAGTACCACCTCCGTTCCTTTATCGAATGGACAGAGGAAACTGGACTCGAACAAATCGGGGCTCTGAATGGATTTATACTGAATCAATATAAGACATGGAGAAGAGAGAATTCAGAAATCAATGAACAGACGCTCTACAATAATCTAACCACATTACGTGCCTTACTCGGATGGTGTGAGCAACGAGAATTGGTAGAAGAAGGTCTGACTGAAAAGCTGGATATTCCTAAGCCAGAGAATCCGGTCAAAAATGAGACAATCGCACCCGAGCGAGCAAATCAGATTTTAGAGTACTATCATCGGTTCGAATATGCCTCTCGTGACCATGTCTTGTTCTATCTTCTCTATCACACGGGAATGAGAGTTGGTACTGTCCATGCGTTAGATGTGGGTGATTGGGAGTCAGAAGAAGGGTTACTACATATTCGACACCGTCCAGAGCAAGGTACACCGCTCAAGAACGGAAAAGATGGACAGCGAGCTGTGGCTATCTCCAAAGATGGTCTTATAACTGCTCTTTCAGACTATATCCGACACAACCGACTCGAGAAGGTAGATGAGAACGACCGGAAGCCCCTCTTTCCTACTAGACAGGGGAGGGCTTCGACACAAACACTTCGACTGTATGTAGAACATCTCAGCGAACCTTGCCAATATACTGGAGAATGCCCCCATGGGAAGGATTTAGAATCATGTGACGCACGCCGAAAAATGCGAGACTCATATGAGTGCCCATCGGCAGTAAGTCCTCACCCAATTCGGCGGAGTGCGATAACAGACCATCTGAATTCAGATGTACCAAAGGATGTGGTTTCTGACCGCATGAACGTAAGCCAGAAAGTGCTGGATAAGCACTATGATGCAAGGACAGAAGAAGAAAAAGCGAATACACGGAAGCAATACCTTGACAACATATGAAATGAAGGATTGGTAAGGAATAGTCATAAAACTACCAATTCAGTTCCTTTATCCGACGAGAAGGGAAATCGTTAATCTTGTAACCATATGTTCTCCCACCAATAATTATTATTGGTGATAACTTATATGGTTCTCTAATATCCTTTTGCGGAGGACTTATTTAAGAAGCGTCAGTCGCTCTCGCTCCCTCCGCTTCCCGTCGAATAAGTTGACTTAATGAAGGTTCTGCAAGTAAGGATTCTTCTTCATTGCTGCCTTCACTTATAAGAATGCAATAGGGTTTATATACCCCCTCTATCTTGCCACCGGTTTTCGAACGATCGATAATTCCTATCTCTGATACGGTCTCTATATGACTGCTGTTCTAATTTAGCATACTGGCGTTGTATCTCACTTTCACACAAATCAATACTCTCTGCTATATCTGAAAAGAGACTATCCTGATGTTCCTTTCTCTGATTATAGTGGTACGTGCGATTAGTATCATCTCTATGTACAGAAAGGGCACAGACGCAAAATGCTACAAGTTCAGCCTTGACACCACAGGTTTGGAGATCAATCTCCATGAACCATCGGTAGGATCTCTCACATTGCTTCTTTGTGAGATCTAACTGTGCCGATAGGGATTTAATCAAGTGGCTATTAAGTTGGTATGTGATGTATTCTTCATTATTCCATTTTAGATTCTGTATTCCTGAATTATAAGCGTCTAGATGTTTGTATTTCTCTGAATTGTAAGAGTTAGAATTTACATTAGATATGTCGTGAATGCGGGTAGCATTGTTAGTATCTGGTTTTGTTAGAGAATATTCCAATAATTCTATCAATTCAGTGTTGGTGAGCCATGGTCTATTTTGTTTCGCAGACCAATCACTAAAGGTCTGGACTTTTTCTTTTGGTCTTTGCGCATTAGAGGCCATTGTCATGATGCAAGAGGGAGAAATAGATGGCTCTCCAAAGTGGATCGCCTAACGCAAAATTCCCTCTCTTACAAAGAGAGGGTATCAACTTAACATCTTTGATATCTCTGGAGCCAGTGACAAAATCTGATTATTTTCTAGAGGGGTTACTTACACTCATACGTTTTCGAATTCGCTCAATGTTCCAACCCTCCACTGCCTTCTCGTCAAATGAAGGACACCTATACATATTATCATTAAATATATATTCCTAAGAACTTCAGAAATGGTATGGTCTCCGCAAAAAAGGCAGGAATTGCATTTTGGTTTAAGGCGTTTGGTATTAGTCTAGTTTTCTCTTTCCTTATTGGTCCACTCATCTCCTCTGGAAACTTTGTACTAGTGTATTTAACAAGTGCTGTGGCCGGCCTTTCCATTGTAATAATACTGTTTAGAGATATAGAGAAATTCACTAAAAAGCTCATTTCGGAGTCACGGGCTAAGGAACCAAGTCGGAAGACTGACTCGAATTGGAAAGGCGGTACAAATTCTGGAAATACTTCGGAAGACGGCTGGTACAAAGATGGAAGCCAAGAAGATGCAAAGGAAACATACGAAGAAGCCACTTCTGGAAATAAGAGCTAGTGCGATCGAAGTATAATGTGACCTATTGATAGAGTTGCCCTGTTTTTCCTGTACTGATAGAAGAGAGGTCTAAGACCATAGTATACCTAAGAAGGGAGATGCTGCCTGTTATGCCTACTCTTTTATTTTGCCCTCTTCTAGTATAGGGGAGTAAATATATATGGCTACAATCTAACTTCCTATTTGGATCTAATCGGTAGCACTCGCTGGGGATGGTTGCTTCCCGCAATGAATTGAGAGCAAAAACTCCGATCTCAGAGGGGAATCTTAGGAAAAAGTCCCCTCCGTAATGCGGTTCACACGACCGGAGGGAGTGTAGTGGGTTGGAGCAGATTTGAACTGCCGGCCTCCTCCATGTCAAGGAGGTGTCGTAACCAGACTAGACCACCAACCCTGGTTGCGCTTTCGTCCGTGGCGTCCGTCGCCACCTCGTCTGCAATCAATCGTTGCTCCCCACACCAATTGAAGGTTTCGAATCGGTTGCCGTACGCGAGTCTCCCCCACGCACCCGGTCGATACGCTTAAGTCGATGTACTGATTTGGTCATTACAAGACAACTACGTACATTGGTGTTCACTATGCAGGAATACGTCGAACGAGTCACGGACGGGGAGGATCTCACGCAATCGGACGCTCGAGCCGCCTCGACGGCCGTTTTCGAGGAGGCGACGGAGGCACAGATCGGCGCACTGCTGGCGGCACTGCGCGCGAAGGGAGAGACGGAAGCCGAGATCGCGGGCTTCGCGGAAGGGATGCGCGACGCGGCCCGAACGATCACGCCCGAGCGAGAGCCGCTGGTCGACACCTGCGGCACGGGCGGCGACGATTACGACACGATCAACGTCTCGACGACGAGCGCGATCGTCGCGGCCGGAGCCGGCGTCCCGGTCGCCAAGCACGGCAACTACTCGGTCTCCTCCTCGTCGGGCAGCGCGGACGTCTTAGAGGAGGTCGGCGTGAACGTCGAGGCCGAACCGCCAGCCGTCGAGGAGGCTATCGAGGACGACGGCATCGGCTTCATGCTCGCGCCGGTGTTCCATCCGGCGATGAAGGCCGTCATCGGGCCGCGCAAGGAACTGGGCATGCGGACGATTTTCAACGTGCTCGGCCCGCTGACCAACCCCGCCGGCGCGGACGCACAGGTCGTCGGCGTCTACGATCCCGATCTCGTGCCCGTGCTCGCGGACGCGCTGTCCCGGATGGACGTCGAGCGCGCGCTGGTCGTCCACGGCGCGGGGACCGACGAGATCGCTATCCACGGTGAGACGGTCGCCGCCGAAGTGACGGGTTCGGAGGTCGAGGAATACACCCTCGAGCCGGCCGATCTCGGGCTCAAGGAACACGACATCGAAGACATTTCCGGCGGCTCGCCCGAAGCGAACGCCGACGACATGCGCGGGATCGTCGAGGGGACGGTCACCGGCGCGAAGCGAGACGTCATCCTCGCGAACGCCGGCGCGGCGATCTACGTCGCCGGCGAGGCCGACTCGCTCGAGGCCGGAGCCGACGCGGCCCGGGAGGCGATCGAGTCCGGTGCGGCGGCCCGGAAACTCGAGCGACTCCGCGGCGCGACGCCGGAGCCGGTAGAGGAGGGACGATGACGCGCGTCAAGATCTGTGGACTGACCAGCGAAGTCGACCTCGAGGCAGCGATCGACGCGGGCGCGGACGCGGTCGGCATCATCTGTGACGTCTCGGTCGACACGCCGCGGGAGGTCTCGGTCGAACGGGCCGCGGCGCTCGCGGCGGCCACCCCGCCGTTCGTGACGAGCGTGCTCGTGACGATGCCCGCCGGCCCGAAGGAAGCGATCGAACTGGTCGAGGAGGTCGAACCCGACGCGATTCAGATCCACAGCGACATCCGGGTCGGCGACCTCGCCTATCTGCGCGCGAAACTCGAGACGGAACTCCTGCTCGCGGTCGACGCCGACGACGCGGCGACCGCCGAGACCTACGATGACGTCGTCGACGGCCTCATCGTCGACACGCCGGGCGAGGATGGGGGCGGTGGGACGGGACGGACCCACGACTGGGACCGGACGCGGCTGGCCGCCGTGGACCTCGACTCCCCGCTGATCCTCGCGGGCGGACTGACGCCCGACAACGTCGGCGATGCGGTCCGAACCGTCGAGCCGTTCGCCGTCGACGTGGCCAGCGGCGTCGAGAACGACGGCGGCGTCAAGGACGTCGACGCCGTCCGATCGTTCGTCGACCGAGCCAAGAACGCCCACAGACCGGCGGAGCCGTAACCGTGACCGGACACGACTCCGATTCGGTGCCGGCCGACCGGCCGGCGTTCGACATCGACCGGGAGACGTTCCGCGACCACGCGGGCACGAGCGAGGACCGGGCGGATCAGCCGGTCGTCGTCCACACCGTCGCGACGCTCGAGGTCGAGACGACACCGCTGTCCGCCTACGCCGCGCTCACCGGCCGCTCCGAGGCGATCGATCGCGAGCGCTCGCCGTACGCGTTCCTGCTCGAGAGCGCGGAGAAGACCGCCTCGAGCGATCCGGACGGGGCCTTCCGGCCGAGCGCTGCGGACGCCGAACGGCACGCGCGCTACTCCTACGTCGGGTACGATCCCGAGGCCGTCGTGACGGTCGAATCCGGCGAGGCCACCGTCGAGGCGCTGTCCGACGACGCGCCGCTCGACTCGATTCGGACCGACGCCGAGGGCGACACCGTCGACGCGCTCCGGGCCGCGATGCCGGACGTGCGCCTCGAGAACGCGCCGGACCACGACCGTCAGCATCTCGAGGGCGGATTGGTCGGCTTTCTGGCCTACGACGCCGTCTACGATCTCTGGCTCGAGGAGGTCGGCTGCGAGCGGCCGGACTCGCGGTTCCCGGACGCGCAGTTCCTCCTGACGACGAAGACGCTGGCGTTCGACGAGCGCGATGGCACGGTCTCGCTGGTCTGTACGCCGGTCCTCGAGGCCGACGACGACCCCGACGCGGTGTACGACGCGCTGCAGGCGGAGGCCGCCGAGGTCGCGGCGACGCTACGCGAGGCTGATCGACCCGAGACGGGCGGATTCGTCCGCGAGGACGAGGTTGCGGGTCCCAGAGACGAGTACGAGGAGAGCGTTCGGCGGGCCAAAGAGCACGTCCTCGACGGCGACATCTACCAGGGCGTCATCTCGCGGACGCGAGAGCTCTACGGCGACGTCGACCCCATGGGCTTCTACGAGGCGATGCGCGAGGTGAACCCGTCGCCGTACATGTATCTGCTCGACCACGACGACCTGACCGTCGTCGGGGCCAGCCCCGAGACCCTGATCTCTGTCCGCGGGCGCGAAGTCATGTCGAATCCGATCGCCGGCACCTGCGACCGGGGCTCGAGCCCCGTCGAGGACCGCCGACTGGCGGGCGAGATGCTGGCCGACGGCAAGGAACGCGCCGAGCACACGATGCTGGTCGATCTCGCGCGCAACGACGTGCGCCGCGTCTCCGAGCCGGGCTCGGTCCGCGTCGACGAGTTCATGAACGTCCTCAAGTACAGCCACGTCCAGCACATCGAGTCGACCGTGACGGGAACGTTGGCGGCCGACTCGGACGGGTTCGACGCGACTCGTGCCTCGTTCCCCGCCGGGACCCTCTCGGGAGCCCCGAAGATCCGGGCGATGGAGATCATCGACGACCTCGAGTCGAAACCTCGCGGCCTCTACGGCGGCGGCGTCGGTTACTACTCGTGGACGGGCGATACGGACTTCGCGATCGTCATTCGTACA containing:
- a CDS encoding YihY/virulence factor BrkB family protein gives rise to the protein MEIPETLTAIYRTASDRDLTFLAAGFAYYAFVSLIPLVLLALVVGSLLGGEQAAQRLITVAGDFLPASGEQLVTEALTTESGRAEATVVAFLVATWGALKVFRGLSLAFDKVYDEVAEDTLVDQIRDGLTVIVAGAVALVLMIGIGAALRLVPESVPFAGLLGWVALLAGLVFVFLPIYYVLPPIPVELGEVLPGALFAAVGWTILQLGFQLYAANAGQYEAYGAVGAVLLFVTWLYFAGIIILVGAVLNVVRARPPIAE
- a CDS encoding AEC family transporter, which gives rise to MEVVGRLLSLLVVLVVGAGLRTTGILDTRRTELLNALAYYVALPALIFVSTYDRSIGELLSPALLGGLLFVLFATAGVAWLVHRNRGSRARRSVAIIQSYHSNLGYLGLPLVAATFDPAVTAIASVVLGVMSLTQVPLTVVVLSIFNGADTSIAREVRGLATNPVLLTLIAGLAVGSIGIAIPSPAATGLDAVGSLALPVALLCVGASLEVDLPSIDVGATAAVVALKICLMPLIAWGVFSALAVDSATFTACVVMLGTPTAVSTFVFANELGGDREFASLNVFVTTLVSVATLFVLITLVS
- a CDS encoding tyrosine-type recombinase/integrase — its product is MANIEETPRAVVEQFQKEREHEVRESTLINQKYHLRSFIEWTEETGLEQIGALNGFILNQYKTWRRENSEINEQTLYNNLTTLRALLGWCEQRELVEEGLTEKLDIPKPENPVKNETIAPERANQILEYYHRFEYASRDHVLFYLLYHTGMRVGTVHALDVGDWESEEGLLHIRHRPEQGTPLKNGKDGQRAVAISKDGLITALSDYIRHNRLEKVDENDRKPLFPTRQGRASTQTLRLYVEHLSEPCQYTGECPHGKDLESCDARRKMRDSYECPSAVSPHPIRRSAITDHLNSDVPKDVVSDRMNVSQKVLDKHYDARTEEEKANTRKQYLDNI
- the trpD gene encoding anthranilate phosphoribosyltransferase, whose amino-acid sequence is MQEYVERVTDGEDLTQSDARAASTAVFEEATEAQIGALLAALRAKGETEAEIAGFAEGMRDAARTITPEREPLVDTCGTGGDDYDTINVSTTSAIVAAGAGVPVAKHGNYSVSSSSGSADVLEEVGVNVEAEPPAVEEAIEDDGIGFMLAPVFHPAMKAVIGPRKELGMRTIFNVLGPLTNPAGADAQVVGVYDPDLVPVLADALSRMDVERALVVHGAGTDEIAIHGETVAAEVTGSEVEEYTLEPADLGLKEHDIEDISGGSPEANADDMRGIVEGTVTGAKRDVILANAGAAIYVAGEADSLEAGADAAREAIESGAAARKLERLRGATPEPVEEGR
- a CDS encoding phosphoribosylanthranilate isomerase, with translation MTRVKICGLTSEVDLEAAIDAGADAVGIICDVSVDTPREVSVERAAALAAATPPFVTSVLVTMPAGPKEAIELVEEVEPDAIQIHSDIRVGDLAYLRAKLETELLLAVDADDAATAETYDDVVDGLIVDTPGEDGGGGTGRTHDWDRTRLAAVDLDSPLILAGGLTPDNVGDAVRTVEPFAVDVASGVENDGGVKDVDAVRSFVDRAKNAHRPAEP
- the trpE gene encoding anthranilate synthase component I, producing the protein MTGHDSDSVPADRPAFDIDRETFRDHAGTSEDRADQPVVVHTVATLEVETTPLSAYAALTGRSEAIDRERSPYAFLLESAEKTASSDPDGAFRPSAADAERHARYSYVGYDPEAVVTVESGEATVEALSDDAPLDSIRTDAEGDTVDALRAAMPDVRLENAPDHDRQHLEGGLVGFLAYDAVYDLWLEEVGCERPDSRFPDAQFLLTTKTLAFDERDGTVSLVCTPVLEADDDPDAVYDALQAEAAEVAATLREADRPETGGFVREDEVAGPRDEYEESVRRAKEHVLDGDIYQGVISRTRELYGDVDPMGFYEAMREVNPSPYMYLLDHDDLTVVGASPETLISVRGREVMSNPIAGTCDRGSSPVEDRRLAGEMLADGKERAEHTMLVDLARNDVRRVSEPGSVRVDEFMNVLKYSHVQHIESTVTGTLAADSDGFDATRASFPAGTLSGAPKIRAMEIIDDLESKPRGLYGGGVGYYSWTGDTDFAIVIRTATVEEGAAPRAADERAGRDDPRDEGDRDRITVQAGAGLVADSNPTAEYEETEQKMGGVLAALEEIELPAGEAGSDADREATPEVGQ